CAGGCCGCTCAGCAGCGGCCATGACGAAATGCGTGCCAGTGCCAGCGCAAGCCCGAGCGGCACCGACAGGGCGAGCGTGATGGCGAATAGCGTCAGCGTGACTTTGGCACCCTGCGCCAGCGGCAGCAGAAGAGATAAGACGTAATCCATGCTCGCGCGTACAGAAGGAGGTAAGGCCTCCGGGAAGCCCGCCGAACGGGTCCGGAGTTGGCGTGCCCCTCGCCGCAACCGCGAGGGGTGTCACGCCAGGTCTGGATTACTTGGTGATGTCGGCGCCAAACCACTGGGTGGCGATACGCGCCGCGGTGCCGTCCTGCTTCATCGACGCCAGGGTCTGGTCGAGCTTGCCGAGCAGTTCGGCGTCATCCTTGCGCACGCCGACGCCGTAGTCCTCGGTGCCGAAGTTCTCTTCCAGCACGCGGTATTCGCCGGCACGCTTGCTGATCAGGTAGCGGCCCACCACTTCATCCACCACGATCGCGTCGAGGCGGCCCGCCGACAGGTCCATCAGTGCCGTCACGTTATCGCCGAAGGTCTTCAGTTCCTTCAGGCTCGCGGCAATCTGGCTTTCCTTCTTGATCGCATCCACCGCGCTGCTGCCGTCCTGCGCGCCGACGGTGCGGCCAGCCAGGTCAGCCTTGCCCTTCACCGGCGACTGGGCGCCGACGATGACGATCTGGTGATTGGTCATATAGGGCGCGGTAAAGCTGATGTTCTTCTTGCGCTCTTCGGTGATGGTCAGCCCGTTCCACAGCACGTCGACGCGCTTGCCGTTCAGCTCCGCCTCCTTGGCGCTCCAGTCGATCGGCTTGAATTCGACCGTCATGCCGAGACGGCGGCTGGCCTCCTTGGCCATATCGATATCGAAGCCGACCAGCTCGTTGTTGGCATCGCGGAAACCCATCGGCGGGAAATTGTCGTCCAGGCCCACGATGATCCTGGCGGCGGTATCCGTGCCGGCGGCCGGCGCGGGGGCGGATTCTTTCTTGCCGCACGCGGCGAACAGCGCGACGGACGAGATCAGGAGCAATGCGGCGAACTTCTTCATAGGATTTCCAATACGGATGGGAGAGCGCGCCGGGCTTCGCTTGCGCAGGCCGGCGGGGTTTCAGATTGTTGTTGGCAGCGCGATTATAGAGCGGTGCCGCAAGCCGGCATTGCGGACGGCCGGCATTCGCGCCAATCTCGCGACACCCGCCGGCAAAAATTAATGCTAAGATTTGCCGACCGACTGGTCGGTTTATTTTAGAGGCATCAGCCCGCACCGACCTCACGTAACGGAGACAACCATGCCCCCGACGCCCACGCCCGCTGGCCAGCCGGTCAGCATCGACAGCGGCCCAATCCTGCTGGCCTGGCAGGGGCCGGTCGCGGTCATCACGCTGAATCGTCCCGACAAGCTCAACAGCTTTACCCGCGCCATGCACCAGGCGCTGCAGCAGGCGCTCGACCACGTCGAGGCCGGCGGCGCCCGGGCCCTGCTGCTGACCGGCGCGGGCCGCGGCTTCTGCGCCGGGCAGGACCTGGCCGACCTGGACTTCACCCCCGGGCAGATGACCGACCTGGGCGAACTGATCGATACCTGGTTCAACCCGCTGATCCGCCGCCTGCAAGCGCTGCCGCTGCCGGTGGTGGCGGCGGTCAACGGCACCGCGGCCGGTGCCGGCGCCAACCTGGCGCTGGCCTGCGACATGGTGCTGGCGGCGCGCTCCGCCAGCTTTATCCAGGCCTTCGTCAAGATCGGGCTGGTGCCCGATTCGGGCGGCACCTGGCTGCTGCCGCAGCGCATCGGCATGGCGCGCGCGCTGGGCCTGGCCATGACCGGCGAGCGCCTGAGCGCCGAGGAGGCCGAAACCTGGGGCCTGGTCTGGCAGACCATGGACGATCCGCTGCTGCCGGAACAGGCGCTGGCCCTGGCCACACACCTGGCCGCGCAGCCGACTCGCGCGCTGGCCGCGATCAAGCGCGCCATGTATGCCAGCGCCACCGCCACGCTCGACGCCCAGCTCGATCTGGAGCGCGACCTGCAGCGCGAGCTTGGCCAGTCCGCCGACTATGCCGAGGGGGTCAACGCCTTCCTCGCCAAGCGCGCCCCGCACTTCACCGGCAAGTAGACCGCGGGCCTTGCGCCCGCATCCCCAGACAGGAGACCAGCTTGAAACAGGACCCCCAGGCCCTCGCGGAAGCCGCCGCGGCGGCGATGTATGACGCCGACACCTGCAGCCGCTGGCTGGGCATCACGGTCGACGCGGTGCGGCCGGGCTATGCGCGGCTGACCATGCCGGTGCGCAAGGAATTCCTCAACGGGCACGGCATCTGCCATGGCGGCCTGATGTTTACGCTGGCCGATTCGACCTTCGCTTTTGCCTGCAACAGCCATAACATCAACACCGTGGCGGCCGGCTGCAGCATCGAGTTCCTGCGGCCCGTGCATGGCGGCGACGTGCTCACCGCCGAGGCCACCGAGCAGGTCCTGTCGGGCCGGCACGGCATCTACGATATCCGCGTAACCAATGCCGCGGGCCAGGTGGTGGCGATGTTCCGCGGCAAGTCCGCCCAGATCAAGGGACACGTGGTGCCGCCGCCCGACGCAACTGAAGGCGCCTGAGCCAGCCCTGGCAAGATACTGACGATAAACGCCCCCCCGTGCAGGAGACCCCATGAGCACGCGCCTGACCGATCTGCCCCTGGACCCGATCGAGACCGCCAGCCGCGCCGAGCTGCAGGCCTTGCAGCTGGAGCGCCTGAGATGGTCGCTCCACCACGCCTACGCCAATTCGCCGGTCTACCGGCGCAAGTTCGACGAGGCCGGCGTGCATCCGGACCAGCTGCAATCGCTGGCCGATTTGGCCCGCTTTCCGTTCACCAGCAAGCAGGACCTGCGCGACAACTACCCGTTCGGCATGTTCGCGGTGCCGCAGGACCGCGTGGCGCGCATCCATGCTTCGTCCGGCACCACCGGCAAGCCCACCGTGGTCGGCTACACGCTGCAGGACATCGACAACTGGGCCACGGTGATGGCGCGCTCGATCCGCGCCTCGGGCGCGCGGCGCGGCGACAAGGTGCATATCAGCTACGGCTACGGACTCTTCACCGGCGGTCTGGGCGCGCACTACGGGGTCGAGAAGGCCGGCCTGACCGCGATCCCGTTCGGCGGCGGGCAGACCGAGCGGCAGGTGCAGCTGATCCAGGACTTCAAGCCGGAAGTGATCATGGTGACCCCCAGCTACATGCTGGCGATCGCCGACGAGTTCGAGCGCCAGGGCATCGATCCGGCCAGCACCTCGCTGCGCGTGGGCATCTTCGGCGCCGAGCCGTGGACGCCGGAGATGCGGCTGGCGATCGAGAAGCGCCTGGGCATTTCCGCGGTCGATATCTACGGGCTGTCGGAGGTGATGGGGCCCGGCGTCGCCAACGAATGCGCCGAGACCAAGGATGGTCCCACCATCTGGGAAGACCACTTCTACCCCGAGATCATCGACCCCGACACCGGCGCGGTGCTGCCCGACGGCGAGTTCGGCGAGCTGGTGTTCACCTCGCTGACCAAGGAAGCGATGCCGGTGGTGCGCTACCGTACGCGCGACCTGACCCGGCTGCTGCCGGGCACGGCCCGCGCGGCATTTCGCCGCATGGAGAAGGTCACCGGCCGCACCGACGACATGATGATCGTGCGCGGCGTCAACGTGTTCCCGTCGCAGATCGAGGAACTGATCCTCAGGCACGCCGAGCTGGCGCCGCACTACCAGTGCGTGCTGGCCAGGGAAGGTCACCTCGATACGCTGACGGTGCGGGTCGAATGCGCGCACGGCAGCGACACGGCGCTGGCACACCCCGCGCGCGAGCGGCTCGCGCACGAGATCAAGTCTTATATCGGCGTGACCGCGGGGATCGAGGTGCTGCCGGAGGGCGGGATCGAGCGGTCGGTGGGGAAGGCCAGGCGGATCGTGGATCAGCGCAGGCGCTGAACCTGCTAGCTGCGCGGCATCAGCACCCACATCCTGCCGCCCTGCTTCATCCGTCCGGCGGTCTCGCCGGCGGCATCGCCGGCACCCCAGAAGAAATCCGCACGCACGCCGCCCTTGATGGCGCTGCCGGTATCCTGCGCGAACATCAGGCGCTGGATCGGCTCGGTCGACAGCGGGCGCGTGGTCGACAGGAACACCGGCACGCCCAGCGGGATCGTGGCGGGGTCGACCGCGATCGAGCGCTCCGCGGTCAGCGGCACTCCCAGCGCGCCCACCGGGCCGTCGTTGTTGGGCGGCAGCTCGCGGAAGAAGACAAAGCGCGGGTTGACGTTCAGCATCTCCTCGACCCGGCCCGGGTTGGCGCGCGCCCAGGCCTTGATGCCCTGCATGGTGGCCTGCGCCGGGGTGATCTCGCCGCGGTCGAGCAGCCACTTGCCGAACGAGCGGAACGGCTGGTCGTTGGTGCCGCCGAAGCCCACCCGCATCATGCTGCCATCCGCCATGCGGATGCGGCCCGAGCCCTGGATCTGCAGGAAGGCGGCCTCGACCGCGTCGTCGACCCAGACCAGTTCGTTGCCGCGCATGGCCGGGTTCTGCAGCAGCTCGGCGCGCGCCGGCAGCGGGCGGTTGCCGAACTGCGCCGGCTTGCGGTACAGCGGCACCTGGAACTTGCCCTGGCGCGTGCGCGAGCCATGCAGGATCGGCTCGTAGTAGCCGGTGATCAGGCCGCTGTCGGTGCCGTCGCCGTTGACCACGCGATACGGCTGGAAGTTGCTTTCAAAGTAGGCGCGCATGGCGTTGATGTCGCCGGCATTGACCATCATGCCGGCGGCGCAGGCGCGGCTCCATTCCGCGCGCTTCTTCAGGGCCTGGCAGCTTTGCTGCAGCGCCGGCCAGGCGGCGCGCACGTCATCCTGGGCCCAGCCGCCGATCTCGGCCCAGCTGGCCGCCTGCAGCCGGCCCTTCTGCGACGACGCCGTCGGCGGCGTGGTGCCGGACGGGGTGGTCTCGATGCGCGGCGGCGGGCCGCTCATGCAGCCGGCCAGCAGCACCGCGGCGCCGGCCAGCGCCAGCCAGCCGCGCACGCGGCGCGCCGGCCGGGAAGAAAACTGGGAAAGGTGGGAAACCTGGGGAGTCGGGAAAGCGTCCGCGTATGCCATCTTGCTATTGTTCAAAGTCCTCGAGGCGCGGCCTGCAGGCGCAATCCGCCGGAATGCCCCTACAATGCCACCGTCATTCTCAAACCATCGCCTGCGCCCCCGCGGGCCGCGCTGCATCTGCCATGAGCAAGTTCTTCGAAGCCCATCCCATGCTGCTGTTCGCCCTGGAAGCCGGCGTGGCGCTGTTCCTGCTGATCTTTATCGTGGTCTGGACCATGGGCACGGCGAAAAAGCATCCGCGTCCCACCCGCGCGCCGTCGGAACACCCGTCGCGCCAGCAGCCGGCGCAGGGAGACACGCAAGCGCCGCAGCAGGATCAGGACAACGCACAGCGCCCGTAGGTTCCCGCCGCGCTCAGTGCAGCATGCGCGGCAGCACCAGCGCGAACTCGGGAATCGGCACCTCGAAGCGGTGGCCGTCCTCGGCCACGCAGAAGTATTCGCCCTTCATCGAGCCCACCGGGGTCGAGATCGTGGCCCAGCTGGTGTACTCGAAATGCTCGCCCGGCTTGAGCAGCGGCTGGTGGCCGACCACCCCCAGCCCGGCGACTTCCTGCGTGCCGTTGTCGCTGTCGGTGATGATCCAGTGGCGCGAGATCAGCTGTGCCGCGACTTCGCCGGTATTGTGGATGGTGATGGTGTAGGCGAAGGCATGGCGCCCGCGCTCGGGGTCGGACTGGTCCGGCAGGTACTGGGTGCGCACCGACACGGAGAAGGCGTACTCGCTCATTTGGGCAGGGGCCGGCGGCGGGGTCGGCCGGCAGGGAAATGGGTAGCCGCATTGTGCGGGATGGGCGCGGGTCGGGCAAGAGCACGGCCCCGGCGCGGGCCCGCCGCCGGCCGGACGCGATCGCCCCGGGCGGGCGTAGAATAGCGGTCTTTCAACGCCGTACGGCACGCCGCCAGCGGCGATAACAGCATTCCCCGCACTCCCCGCATTCACCGCGTCGCCACCATGACCCAGCCCACCTTCCGTATCGCCCCTTCCATCCTGTCCGCCGACTTTGCCCGCCTGGGCGAGGAAGTGCGCCGCGTGACCGAGGCCGGCGCCGACTGGATCCACTTCGACGTGATGGACAACCATTACGTGCCCAACCTGACCGTGGGCCCGCTGGTGTGCGAGGCGATCCGCCCCCACGTGACCGCCCCCATCGACGTGCACCTGATGGTGCGTCCGGTGGACCGGATCATCCCGGACTTTGCCAAGGCCGGCGCCAATATCATCACCTTCCACCCGGAAGCCAGCGAACACGTCGACCGCTCGCTCGCGCTGATCCGCGATCACGGCTGCCAGGCCGGCCTGGTGTTCAACCCGGCCACGCCGCTGCACCACCTGGACCACGTGATGGACCGCCTCGACGTGATCCTGCTGATGTCGGTCAACCCGGGCTTCGGCGGCCAGTCGTTCATCCCCGAGACGCTGAACAAGCTGCGCGCCGTGCGCCAGCGCATCGACGCCTATACCGCGCGCACCGGCCGCACAATCCTGCTGGAAGTCGACGGCGGCGTGAAGGTCGACAACATCGCCGAGATCGCCCGGGCCGGCGCCGACACCTTCGTGGCGGGCTCGGCCGTGTTCGGCAAGCCTGATGCCGACGGCGGCTACCGCGGCATCATCGGCGCGCTGCGCGGCGAACTGGCCAAGGCCGGCCAATGAGCGCGGGCGTGGTGCTGCGCCGCGCCGACTGGCGCGGCATCGAAGGCGTGATCGTCGACCTGGACGGCACCATGGTCGATACCGCGGGCGACTTCCACGCGTCGATCAACGCCATGCTGTTGGCGCTGGGCCGCCAGCATCCCAACCTGGGGCCGGTGGCGCCGATGTCCGAGCAGGAGATCGTCAGCTACGTCGGCAAGGGCTCGGAAAACCTGATCCGGCGCGTGCTCGACGCGCGCTTTTCGCCGCTGCACGCCAACGGCCTGTTTGCCGATGCCTACGCGCTCTACGACCGCGAATACATCCGCATCAACGGCCAGTTCTCGCAGGTCTACCCGGGCGTGCGCGAAGGCCTGGCGGCGATGAAGGCGGCCGGGCTGCGGCTGGCCTGCGTGACCAACAAGCCCTACAGCTTCACCGAGCCGCTGCTGGCCAAGACCGGGCTGGCCCAGTATTTCGAGCTGGTCTATGGCGGCGATGCCTTCCCGCTGCGCAAGCCCGACCCGTTCCCGCTCCTCAAGGTGGCCGATGCCTTCGGGCTCGAGCCGTCGGCGATGGCGGCGCTCGGCGACTCCGAAAACGACGCCCAGGCGGCCCGCGCGGCCGGCATGGGCGTGCTGCTGGTGCCCTATGGCTACAACCATGGCAACCCTGTACAAGGCGTCGACGCCGATGGTATAGTCGACTCCATTGCCCATGCCGCAGCGCTCTTTGCCGCACACTGGGCCGGTCATCGATAGTCCGTCGATCCCGACCAAATCCTGAACTTCAATGTTTCTCAACCGCAAACGCATCTTTTCTGGCAGTGATCGGCAGGCCTGGCCCTGGCGTCGCTGGCGCGCCTCCCAACAGGCGTAAAGTGCGTTCGCGAGTCTGCTGACACGCCTTCGACCAGAAGGCGTCGCCACCACCGGCCCAGGCGACCAGCCATGCCGGGCATCATCACCCAAACCCGCCGAAAGCCAGCGTAGCCATATTTCTCTGCTACGTTTAGCTCAAGAACGCGCCGCGCGCCCTCTTTCCGGCCGTGTGCAGCCTTGTCCGCAAGCTTGCCGCACCACGGTCCGCAACCGGGGCGGAATTCCCTTACGCTCCAGCCAACTCTGCCGACAAGCGGCACCGCGCCAGGCCATTGCCAGCGGCGCGGGCCGAACAAGAGGACCGACATGACCGAACTGGAATTCAAATCGCTGGCCGACCAGGGCTACAACCGCATCCCGCTGATCGCCGAGGCCTTTGCCGACCTGGAAACGCCGCTGTCGCTGTACCTGAAGCTGGCCCAGTCGCAGACCCGCGGGGTCAACACCTTCCTGCTGGAATCGGTGGTGGGCGGCGAGCGCTTCGGCCGCTATTCCTTTATCGGCCTGCATGCCCGCACGCTGCTGCGCGCCTACGGCAACCGCAGCGAGGTGGTGACCGACGGCAAGGTGGTGGAAACCCACGAAGGCAATCCGCTCGACTTCATCGCCGCCTTCGAAAAGCGCTTCAAGGTGGCGCTGCGCCCCGGACTGCCGCGCTTCTGCGGCGGCCTGGCCGGCTACTTCGGCTACGACGCGGTGCGCTATATCGAAAAGAAGCTCGCCAATACCCAGAAGCCCGACGACCTGAACCTGCCCGACATCCAGTTGCTGCTGTGCGAAGAGCTGGCGGTGATCGACAACCTGTCGGGCAAGCTCTACCTGATCGTCTACGCCGACCCGACCACGCCCGAGGCCTACTCGCGCGCGCGCCAGCGCCTGCGCGAGCTGCGCATGAAGCTGCGCCAGCCGGTCGACGTGCCGGTGACCAGCCCGTCGGTGCAGACCGAGGTCTACCGCGAATTCGCCAAGGCCGACTACCTGGCCGCCGTGCACAAGGCCAAGGAGTACATCATGGCCGGCGACATGATGCAGGTGCAGATCGGCCAGCGCCTGGTCAAGCCCTACCGCGACGCGCCGCTGTCGCTGTACCGCGCGCTGCGCTCGCTGAACCCGTCGCCGTACATGTACTTCTACAACTTCGGCGACTTCCAGGTGGTGGGCGCGTCGCCGGAAATCCTGGTGCGCCAGGAAGCGCGCAAGGTGGGCGCCAACGGGGACACCCGCACCGAACACATCGTCACCATCCGCCCGCTGGCCGGCACGCGCCCGCGCGGCAATACGCCGGACAAGGACGCGCAGCTGGCCACCGAGCTGCTCAACGACCCGAAGGAGATCGCCGAGCACGTGATGCTGATCGACCTGGCGCGCAATGACATCGGCCGCATTGCCGAGACCGGTTCGGTCAAGGTCACCGACAAGATGGTGATCGAGAAATACTCGCACGTGCAGCATATCGTCAGCTCGGTCGAAGGCACGCTGCGCGAGGGCATGAGCAACCTCGACGTGCTGCGCGCGACCTTCCCGGCCGGCACGCTGTCGGGCGCGCCCAAGGTCCATGCGATGGAGATTATCGACGAGCTCGAGCCGCGCAAGCGCGGCATCTATGGCGGCGCGGTGGGCTACCTGTCGTTCGGCGGCGAGATGGACCTGGCCATCGCCATCCGCACCGGCATCGTCAAGGACGGCAACCTCTATGTGCAGGCCGCCGCCGGCATCGTCGCCGATTCGGACCCCGAAGCCGAATGGAGGGAAACCGAGGCCAAGGCGCGCGCCGTGATCCGCGCCGCCGAGCAGGTCCAGGATGGCCTGGACTCCGACATCTGAGAGAACAGGAGACAGACGCCATGCTGCTGATGATCGACAACTACGATTCGTTCACTTACAACCTGGTCCAGTACTTCGGCGAACTGGGCGTCGACGTGCGCACCTATCGCAACGACGAGATCACCATCGAAGAGATCGAGGCGATGAAGCCCGACCATATCTGCGTGTCGCCCGGCCCGTGCAGCCCGAAGGAAGCCGGCATCTCGGTGGCAGCGCTGCAGCACTTCGCCGGCAAGATCCCGATGCTGGGCGTGTGCCTGGGCCACCAGGCCATCGGCGAGGCCTTCGGCGGCAAGGTGATCCGCGCCAAGCAGGTGATGCACGGCAAGGTCAGCACCATCGAGACCACACAGCAAGGCGTCTTCGCCGGGCTGCCCAGGCACTTCGACGTGACGCGCTATCATTCGCTGGCGATCGAGCGCGAGACCCTGCCCGATTGCCTGGAGATCACCGCCTGGACCCCGGACGGCGAGATCATGGGCGTGCGCCACAAGACGCTCGCCGTCGAAGGCGTGCAGTTCCATCCCGAGTCGATCCTGTCCGAGCACGGCCATGCGATGCTGGCCAACTTCGTCAAGGCGCCGCGATGAGACTGCTCGACTCCGCGCCTGCCAGCCCCCATCACGCCACCGCCCACACCCCGCAGACTGTCAACGAGAACGCCATGATCACGCCGCAAGAAGCCCTGACGCGCTGCATCGAGCACCGCGAAATCTTCCATGACGAAATGCTGCACCTGATGCGGCAGATCATGCAGGCGCAGATCTCGCCGGTAATGGCCGCCGCGATCCTGACCGGGCTGCGGGTCAAGAAGGAAACCATCGGCGAGATCTCCGCCGCCGCGCAGGTGATGCGCGAGTTCGCCAACAAGGTGCCGGTGAAGGACCGCGAGAACTTCGTCGATATCGTCGGCACCGGCGGCGACGGCTCGCACACCTTCAATATCTCGACCGCGTCCATGTTCGTCGCCGCCGCCGCCGGAGCGAAGATCGCCAAGCACGGCAACCGCGGCGTCAGCTCCAAGTCGGGCAGCGCCGACGTGCTGGAGGCGCTGGGCGTCAACATCATGCTGACGCCCGAGCAGGTCGGCCAGTGCATCGAAGAGACCGGCATCGGCTTCATGTTCGCGCCCACGCACCATCCGGCGATGAAGAACGTCGCGCCGATCCGCAAGGAAATGGGCGTGCGCACCATCTTCAATATCCTGGGGCCGCTGACCAACCCGGCCGATGCGCCCAATATCCTGATGGGCGTGTTCCATCCCGACCTGGTCGGCATCCAGGTGCGGGTGATGCAGCGCCTGGGCGCGCAGCACGCCATCGTGGTCTACGGCAAGGACGGCATGGACGAGGTCTCGCTCGGCGCCGCGACGCTGGTGGGCGAACTGAAGGACGGCGAAGTGCGCGAGTACGAGATCCACCCCGAGGACTTCGGCCTGTCGATGATCTCCAACCGCGGCCTGAAGGTGGCCGATGCCGCCGAGTCGAAGGACATGCTGCTCGAGGCGCTGTCCAACGCGCCCGGCACGCCGCGCGAGATCGTGTCGCTGAACGCGGGCACCGCGCTGTACGCCGCCAACGTGGCGGACTCGGTCGAGGACGGCATCCGCCGCGCGCGCGAAGCCATCGCCAGCGGCGCCGCCCGGCAGAAGCTCGACGCCTTCGTGCGCGCCACGCAGCAGTTCAAGTAAGAGACGCCGATATGTCAGACATCCTGCAGAAAATCCTGGCCGTAAAGGCCGACGAAGTCGCCGCCGCGCGCAAGCGGCGCGACCTGCCCAGCCTGCGCGCCGAGGCCGAAAGCCTGCGCACCGAGGCCGGCTTCGCCCCGCGCGGCTTCGAGCGCGCGCTGCGCGACAAGATCGCCGGCGGCCACGCCGGCGTGATCGCCGAGATCAAGAAGGCATCGCCGTCCAAGGGCGTGCTGCGCGAGCAGTTCCTGCCCGAGGCCATCGCCGAGAGCTATGCCGCGCATGGCGCGGCCTGCCTGTCGGTGCTGACCGACGAGCATTTCTTCCAGGGCCACGCCGACTACCTGAAGCGCGCCCGCGGCGCCTGCCCATTGCCCGCTCTGCGCAAGGACTTCATGGTCGACCTGTACCAGGTCTATGAAGCGCGCAGCTGGGGCGCCGACTGCATTCTGCTGATCGTCGCGGCGCTGGACCCGGGACTGATGGCCGAGCTGGAAGCGTGCGCGCACGAGCTCGGCATGGACGTGCTGGTGGAAGTCCATGGCAGCGACGAACTCGACGTGGCGCTGCGGCTGAAGACGCCGCTGCTGGGCGTGAACAACCGCAACCTGCGCACTTTCGACGTGTCGCTGGACAACACCCTCGAGCTGCTGCCGCGCATGCCGGCCGACAAGCTGGTGGTGACCGAGTCCGGCATCCTCGGGCCGGCGGACGTGCAGCGCATGCGCGATGCCAATGTGCATGCGTTCCTGGTGGGCGAGGCGTTCATGCGGGCGAAGGATCCGGGGGTGGAGCTGGCGCGGTTGTTTGGTTGATTCCTCCCGCCATGCCCCAGGAAATCGAACTCAAGCTCGCCGTCCCCGACGCCGCCCTCGCCCCGCTGGCCGCCTGGCTCGACGCCAACGGCCAGCCACAAGGCGAGGCCACGCTGCTCAACGTTTACCTCGACACGCCCCAACGCGACCTGGCGCAGGCGCGCGCCGCGCTGCGCCTGCGCCGCAAGGGCGCGCAGTGGCTGCAGACGCTGAAGACCGCCGGCAACAGCCAGGGCGGGCTGGCCACGCGGCATGAGTGGGAGACCGCCACCGCCGGCGACGCCATCGAGCTGCAAGCTTTTCCCGCCGAGGCGCAAGCCGTGCTGGCGCCGATGATCGGCAGCCTGGCGCCGGTGTTCCGCACCGACTTTGTCCGCCGCAGCTGGATCGTCACGCAGGACGGCGCACGGATCGAGGCTGCGCTCGACACCGGCACCATCAGCGCGCCAGGCAGTGCCGCGCAAGAGCCCATCCAGGAACTCGAACTGGAATGGCTCGATGGCGATGCCGCGCACGCCGCCGATGCGCTGCGTGCCTTCGCCGCGCGGCTTGCCGCCGTGGCGGCACTGGCGCCGTCGGACCTGAGCAAGGCAGCGCGCGGCTACCGCCTGGCCGGGATCGCCGAGGGCAAGGCGTCATAATCGCGGTTTTCCCGCCGCGCATTTCCCGCATGCAAGCCGATCTCTTTGCCGCCGAAGCGCCCCGCGCCCCCGGCGAACCGTCTCCCGCCGCCAGCCTGCAAGCGCAGGCCGATGCCCTGCCCGCCGCCTGGCGCGCCTTGCTCGAGCCCTGCATCGCGGTGCCGGCGTGGCGCGAGCTGGCCGCCTTTGTCGATGGCGAACGCGCCGCCGGCAAGCCGGTGTTTCCGCACCATGTCTTCCACGCGCTGCACCTGACGCCGCCCGATGCGGTCAAGGTGGTGATCCTGGGCCAGGACCCTTACCACGGCACCGGCACGGTCGGCGGCATCGAGCTGCCGCAGGCGCACGGGCTTGCCTTCTCGGTGCCGGCAGGCATCAAGGTGCCGCCCAGCCTGCGCAACATCTTCAAGGAGATCGCGGCGGA
This Cupriavidus nantongensis DNA region includes the following protein-coding sequences:
- the paaI gene encoding hydroxyphenylacetyl-CoA thioesterase PaaI, with protein sequence MKQDPQALAEAAAAAMYDADTCSRWLGITVDAVRPGYARLTMPVRKEFLNGHGICHGGLMFTLADSTFAFACNSHNINTVAAGCSIEFLRPVHGGDVLTAEATEQVLSGRHGIYDIRVTNAAGQVVAMFRGKSAQIKGHVVPPPDATEGA
- a CDS encoding amino acid ABC transporter substrate-binding protein, which encodes MKKFAALLLISSVALFAACGKKESAPAPAAGTDTAARIIVGLDDNFPPMGFRDANNELVGFDIDMAKEASRRLGMTVEFKPIDWSAKEAELNGKRVDVLWNGLTITEERKKNISFTAPYMTNHQIVIVGAQSPVKGKADLAGRTVGAQDGSSAVDAIKKESQIAASLKELKTFGDNVTALMDLSAGRLDAIVVDEVVGRYLISKRAGEYRVLEENFGTEDYGVGVRKDDAELLGKLDQTLASMKQDGTAARIATQWFGADITK
- the gph gene encoding phosphoglycolate phosphatase (PGP is an essential enzyme in the glycolate salvage pathway in higher organisms (photorespiration in plants). Phosphoglycolate results from the oxidase activity of RubisCO in the Calvin cycle when concentrations of carbon dioxide are low relative to oxygen. This enzyme is a member of the Haloacid Dehalogenase (HAD) superfamily of aspartate-nucleophile hydrolase enzymes (PF00702).) encodes the protein MSAGVVLRRADWRGIEGVIVDLDGTMVDTAGDFHASINAMLLALGRQHPNLGPVAPMSEQEIVSYVGKGSENLIRRVLDARFSPLHANGLFADAYALYDREYIRINGQFSQVYPGVREGLAAMKAAGLRLACVTNKPYSFTEPLLAKTGLAQYFELVYGGDAFPLRKPDPFPLLKVADAFGLEPSAMAALGDSENDAQAARAAGMGVLLVPYGYNHGNPVQGVDADGIVDSIAHAAALFAAHWAGHR
- the paaG gene encoding 2-(1,2-epoxy-1,2-dihydrophenyl)acetyl-CoA isomerase PaaG, producing MPPTPTPAGQPVSIDSGPILLAWQGPVAVITLNRPDKLNSFTRAMHQALQQALDHVEAGGARALLLTGAGRGFCAGQDLADLDFTPGQMTDLGELIDTWFNPLIRRLQALPLPVVAAVNGTAAGAGANLALACDMVLAARSASFIQAFVKIGLVPDSGGTWLLPQRIGMARALGLAMTGERLSAEEAETWGLVWQTMDDPLLPEQALALATHLAAQPTRALAAIKRAMYASATATLDAQLDLERDLQRELGQSADYAEGVNAFLAKRAPHFTGK
- the rpe gene encoding ribulose-phosphate 3-epimerase, with the translated sequence MTQPTFRIAPSILSADFARLGEEVRRVTEAGADWIHFDVMDNHYVPNLTVGPLVCEAIRPHVTAPIDVHLMVRPVDRIIPDFAKAGANIITFHPEASEHVDRSLALIRDHGCQAGLVFNPATPLHHLDHVMDRLDVILLMSVNPGFGGQSFIPETLNKLRAVRQRIDAYTARTGRTILLEVDGGVKVDNIAEIARAGADTFVAGSAVFGKPDADGGYRGIIGALRGELAKAGQ
- the apaG gene encoding Co2+/Mg2+ efflux protein ApaG, whose product is MSEYAFSVSVRTQYLPDQSDPERGRHAFAYTITIHNTGEVAAQLISRHWIITDSDNGTQEVAGLGVVGHQPLLKPGEHFEYTSWATISTPVGSMKGEYFCVAEDGHRFEVPIPEFALVLPRMLH
- the paaK gene encoding phenylacetate--CoA ligase PaaK, producing the protein MSTRLTDLPLDPIETASRAELQALQLERLRWSLHHAYANSPVYRRKFDEAGVHPDQLQSLADLARFPFTSKQDLRDNYPFGMFAVPQDRVARIHASSGTTGKPTVVGYTLQDIDNWATVMARSIRASGARRGDKVHISYGYGLFTGGLGAHYGVEKAGLTAIPFGGGQTERQVQLIQDFKPEVIMVTPSYMLAIADEFERQGIDPASTSLRVGIFGAEPWTPEMRLAIEKRLGISAVDIYGLSEVMGPGVANECAETKDGPTIWEDHFYPEIIDPDTGAVLPDGEFGELVFTSLTKEAMPVVRYRTRDLTRLLPGTARAAFRRMEKVTGRTDDMMIVRGVNVFPSQIEELILRHAELAPHYQCVLAREGHLDTLTVRVECAHGSDTALAHPARERLAHEIKSYIGVTAGIEVLPEGGIERSVGKARRIVDQRRR
- a CDS encoding murein transglycosylase A — its product is MAYADAFPTPQVSHLSQFSSRPARRVRGWLALAGAAVLLAGCMSGPPPRIETTPSGTTPPTASSQKGRLQAASWAEIGGWAQDDVRAAWPALQQSCQALKKRAEWSRACAAGMMVNAGDINAMRAYFESNFQPYRVVNGDGTDSGLITGYYEPILHGSRTRQGKFQVPLYRKPAQFGNRPLPARAELLQNPAMRGNELVWVDDAVEAAFLQIQGSGRIRMADGSMMRVGFGGTNDQPFRSFGKWLLDRGEITPAQATMQGIKAWARANPGRVEEMLNVNPRFVFFRELPPNNDGPVGALGVPLTAERSIAVDPATIPLGVPVFLSTTRPLSTEPIQRLMFAQDTGSAIKGGVRADFFWGAGDAAGETAGRMKQGGRMWVLMPRS